In Saccharomyces paradoxus chromosome IV, complete sequence, the DNA window ACTAGACAAGACCCACAGCATTCGATCACTGCATTTGAGAGGTATTCAACACTACCATTTTAACtctaagaaaatatttcctTAAGCTGAAAATTTATGAATTCTAACTGCTCTTTGCATTTTCCAAGTTATTGCATTACAAGAATATATGACCACATCTCGTAAATCGCATACGAAAGACAAAAAGGCTAGTGGTGAACAGGATCTGGCGGATTTGAAGTTTAAGTATGACCTTCTGACGAATGAGCTTTTCCACTTAAGGGAGTTTGTTTCACTGATAGACTATGATCCAACCCATTTCAATGACTCTGAAAGTTTTCAGAAGTTTCTCAAGGACACACACTTGTTGCTAGAGGAGGGAGCAGAAACTTCTGCTAATGACgtaataaagaaaagcacAAATGGCGATCTCACTCGCAGAAGACGTAACCTCAGAACATCAACAGTTGTTAGCTCTGAAACGACCAATGATAAAAAGGGTGATATAGAACAGAAGCTAGAAAGCATCGCACCCTTAGTGCGAAATAAATGTCAAGAACTAAAATATAGACTAAAGGATTATTCAAATACGAAATCTCTGGTACCGCAAAAAAGACCGATACAGCATTTAAAGAAGAGAGAGGTCACGAAGGCTTTGAAATTTAAGAGtgaaagaaaggaaaatttaCCGGCATTGCCTGCCCCtaaaactgaagaaaaacatgaTCGCATTGCAAAAGTCGAAGAGACTTCTCAAGCGTTCACGATTAAGTATCATTCTGATGACAGCTCCTTTGAAAACACTAGTGAACATTATAGTGataatttttattttaccACATCATccgaagaggaagaaataaagaagaaaagaggtagaaagaaaaaaagaccGAGGATAAAACTGGTAGTTCACCCTCCAAAGCAAACAGTAACGAATCCGTTGCATGTAGTCAAGccaaaatatgaaaactTGCACGAATACATCGCTTCCTTTAAGTCACTAGAAGACGATTTAACACTGGAGGAATACAATCAATATATTGACGAACAAAGACAGCTTTTATCAAGACTCAAAAAGGGTATTGAAAACGGCGCATTGAAATATGACAAAGGAACGGACTCACTGCAACCCATAACATCCAAGGAAATTAAAACTATTCTAGCATATAAACCAGACCCGATTTCATATTTCTATAAACAACAAGACCTACAAATCCATACAGATCACTTAATTAACCAAGGTGTTCATATGAGCAAGCTATTTAGAAGTACGACAAAAGCAAGGATAGCCAGAGCCAAAAAGGTTTCTCAGATGATAGAACAGCATTTTAAACACGCAGCCGGTgcagaagaaagaaaggcAAAGGAGGAGGAGAGGCACAAAAAGTCATTAGCAAGGTTTGCAGTTCAAGCcgttaaaaaaagatggaaCATGGCTGAAAAGGCTTATAGGATTTTGagaaaagatgaagaagaacagTTAAAAAGGATTGAGGGTAAACAGCATCTCTCTAAAATGTTAGAGAAAAGTACCCAATTGTTGGAAGCTCAACTAAACCAAGTTAACGAGGAAGAGAAAAGCAGCAATCTGTCTTCTGACTCAGATGACCTATTGAGTGAAAGTGATGTTGCTATGGATGAGGAATTATCAACATCTTCTGATGAAGACGAGGAAGTCGATGTTGATGTTGGGTTAAAAAATAGTCCAGTATCGACGGAAGCTACTCCGACCGACGAATCATTAAATCTAATacaattgaaagaaaaatacggGCATCTTAATGGTTCGTCGACAGCATATGactcaagaaataaaaatggaaagTTTCCGACGTTGGACGAGCATGAAAGTTCAAGTAGCGAAAATTCTATAATGACGGGAGAGGAATCCTCGATATATTCATCCtctgaaaatgaaagtcTAAACGAAAATGAACGAGAATCCGAAGATAAAACTCCATCTGTGGGTTTAAGTGCATTATTTGGTAAAGGTGAAGAGTCAGATGGGGAATTCGACCTTGATGATAGCGAAGATTTTGCGGTTAACAGTTCATCTGCAGAAGGCgaagaacttgaaaaagatcaaaTGGGGGATTCAGCCGccaatattgaaaaagcacGCGAACTTGACCATActcaaaatgaaaatagGAATGATATAAAAGGTATCGAAGAAGATGTCCAGACAAAAATACAAGAAGAACAATTATCAGTGGTAGATGTACCTGTTCCATCTTTACTAAGAGGGAACTTAAGGACGTACCAGAAACAAGGTTTGAACTGGTTAGCCTCTCTTTACAACAATCACACAAACGGTATTTTGGCAGATGAAATGGGGTTAGGTAAAACTATTCAGACGATCTCTTTGCTAGCGTATTTAGCCTgtgaaaaggaaaactgGGGGCCACATCTCATTGTTGTTCCTACATCAGTTTTGCTGAATTGGGAGATGGAATTCAAAAGGTTTGCACCTGGATTTAAAGTTTTAACATATTACGGTTCTCCTCAACAACGtaaagagaaaaggaaaggtTGGAATAAGCCTGATGCCTTTCACGTTTGTATTGTTTCTTATCAATTAGTAGTTCAAGACCAGCATTCTTTTAAGAGAAAGAGATGGCAATATATGGTGCTGGATGAAGCCCATAATATCAAAAACTTTAGATCTACAAGATGGCAGGcacttttgaatttcaacACACAAAGAAGGCTCCTGTTGACTGGTACGCCTTTGCAAAATAACCTCGCTGAGCTGTGGTCATTATTGTATTTCTTAATGCCACAGACTGTTATTGACGGGAAAAAGGTATCCGGATTTGCTGACCTTGATGCATTCCAACAATGGTTTGGACGGCCTGTCgataaaattattgaaaCGGGTCAGAATTTTGGACAGGACAAGGAAACGAAAAAGACTGTTGCCAAGTTGCATCAAGTTTTACGTCCATATCTTTTAAGAAGGTTAAAGGCTGATGTTGAGAAACAAATGCCAGCGAAATATGAACATATCGTCTATTGTAAGCTATCTAAAAGGCAAAGATTCTTATACGATGATTTCATGTCAAGAGCTCAGACGAAGGCGACTCTAGCTAGTGGAAATTTTATGTCTATTGTCAACTGTTTGATGCAGTTGAGAAAAGTGTGTAACCATCCCAATTTATTTGAGGTCAGGCCAATATTAACATCATTCGTCCTTGAACATTGTGTGGCCTCCGACTACACCGATGTCGAAAAGACTGTGCTtaatttgtttcaaaaaaacaatcAATTTAACCTGGTTGACTTAGATTTCATGAACTTGGTGTTTACTCTTAATGACAAAGATTTGACTTCTTATCATGCTCAGGAAATCTCAAAACTGACATGTGTGAATGATTTCGTTGGAGAAGTAAATAAATTGAAGGAAACTAATAAACAACTTCAGGAGGAATTTGGAGAgtcttctttgaattttcaagatgcaaatcaatatttcaaatattctaATCAACAGAAGCTTGAAGGAACAGTTGGAATGCTGAACTTTCTAATGATGGTAAACAAACTGAGGTGCAATAGGAGACCtatatttggaaaaaacCTCATTGAGCTATTAACTAAAGATAGGAAGATAGAATACGATAAATCAAGCATCATCGACGATGCATTAATAAGACCTTTACAAACCAGGGTGCTAGATAATAGAAAGATCATAGATACCTTTGCAGTTTTAACGCCAAGCGCTGTTTCATTGGATATGAGAAAACTGACACTGGGATTAAATGATGACAGTTCGGTAAATGAAAACACAAAGCTAAAGGTAGTGCAGAACTGCTTTGAGGTATCTAACCCATTGCACCAACTGCAAACCAAACTAACAATTGCATTTCCGGATAAATCGCTACTTCAATACGATTGTGGTAAACTGCAGAAATTAGCGATTTTATTACAACAACTGAAGGACAATGGCCATAGGGCCCTTATCTTCACACAGATGACAAAAGTTCTGGATGTCCTAGAGCAGTTTTTAAACTATCACGGTTATTTGTATATGAGACTGGATGGTGCCACGAAGATTGAAGACCGTCAAATTCTCACAGAGAGATTCAACACGGATTCCAGAATAACGGTGTTCATCCTATCAAGTAGATCAGGAGGGCTAGGCATCAATCTGACTGGTGCAGATACAGTTATTTTTTACGATTCAGATTGGAATCCAGCCATGGACAAACAGTGTCAGGATAGATGTCACAGAATTGGTCAGACTCGAGACGTCCATATTTACAGATTCGTCAGCGAACATACCATAGAAagtaatattttgaaaaaggccAACCAAAAAAGACAGCTGGATAATGTCGTTATTCAAGAAGGTGACTTCACCACTGATTACTTCAGCAAACTTTCAGTAAGAGACCTATTGGGATCCGAATTGCCCGAAAATGCTTCAGGTGAGGACAAGCCACTGATAGCAGACGCAGACGTGGCAGCCAAAGACCCTAGACAACTGGAAAGATTACTTGCGCAAGCTGAGGATGAGGATGACGTTAAAGCCGCAAACTTAGCCATGAGAGAAGTCGAAATTGACAATGAGGATTTCGACGAAAGCGCAGAGAAAAAAGCAGCTAATGAAGAGGGAGAGAGTCCCGCTGAACTGGATGAGTATGAGGGCACTGCCCATGTTGACGAGTACATGATCAGGTTTATCGCCAACggttattattattgacgAACCGGGTTTTGCTCCTCACAGCTGCCTTTGTTGCCCAACTCGGAACTATATACCTATTgtgaatatttttaatgataTATAGCCATAATGAATCGACAAATTGTACTATTATTTCCTACAACATTCTCGTCTTGGTTTTCATAGTAATGTACTCGCCACGGTCTTAGTTTCTTCTAGGTCGCCAATTCTATTTACCGGGTGATGGCGGCGCGCCACAGCGGAGGGGCATTGCCACATTGCTGCGCGATCAAGGTTGGTTTTTCCAAAGAGACTTCAAGAGTAATAAGCATTTGGTGCAGTGATGCATGTCAAGAGTTTCAAGAGCAAGATTCCATTGAACAGAGGTGCTGGAGTGTCGAGACCGTGTATTTTTAGCCTATCTTTATTTGTTGAACCCGTAGAAGAGCCGTCCTTTTAAGCACATCCTGATCAGATCCCCCTATTTGTTGCAATCGTTCAAGTTTTttaaattgaagaagaagatcaagagaaaaataaacaagGCGAGAACGTAAGGTGTCATTCCATTAGCCATCAAAAACCATATTCGTTCTTTACATTCGTCTCACAATTGTTACTGTGATAAACTAttgaaattatttataGTACATCTTTGTTTCTGCTTTTAactactttttttttttgaatttttagaatttgaaactttCGTAACGTTGattggaagaaaagtaaTGGATTCCACAGGCGCTTCTCAGATCGTTAGCGCATTAGATGTTATTTACTCTCCCAAGTCCAACAATTCTCAGCGACAAGAagctcaaaaatttttagatGAAGTGAAATTATGTTCAGAATCTCCTTTTTGGGGATACGAAATTGCATTGCAAAACCCCACCAATTCTATACTGAAATACTTCGGACTAGGATTATTAGACCATGCagtgaagaaaaactggaaTGATTACGACgaggaaaaaagagtagCCCTGAGAAAATGGGTCATGGAACTTAATTTTGGGGTGCAAGATTATGATACCAGATATATCAAGGAAAAATTGGCTACTTTATGGGTGGAAGTGGCAAAAAGAACATGGGGTGAAGCTCTTAAACAGACGAACCCTACGGAAGAGCAATTGCTCACATCTTGGGTGGATATGGACAATAACCTTTACGAACTTTGGAACATTAATCAATCGTCAAGAGAACTAGCATTAATAATTTTCAGAAtcctttttgaagatgttttcttattggACGACCTAATTGTTTTAAAGAGGATGACTGTTATCCAGCCTTTATGTGTAATGATCGTTTGCCCTATTGAAGTCTTCGCAATAAAGTACAAATTCAGTGATAAATGGACCAAGTTTAAAGCAAATAAAGAGGGCTGGTTTTCTGTTTGGATTCCAGAATTAAATAATGCATTACAACAAAATAATTCCGAATACATCATAAGACTTTTAGAAACCCTGAAGACATGTTTAAACTGGCCATTGACAGAGGTCATTGTAAAAAATGACGTGTTGTCCTCCTTGTTGACTTGTCTATCCAGCAATATCCCAAGGGCACAGTCGATGGCATTAGATTCGATACACATTCTGTTGACCCGTCCCTATAATAACGAAAGCCATTATCAAATGACCATAGATCGAGTATTTGATAATATGGACTTGTTAGATAGTGTTTATGAAAGCCTATTGTTTGATCCTACAGATGATATAGATGAAACGAAATATCCTATAATTAAAAAGTTCGTGGATATGATCAGCTGTCTATATGTTTGTGTCCCCAAAATTAAGGAGACAAAtggtcaaattcaaaaatattttaaGCTTGTATTAAAGACAACTTACAATCCAAGCTTAATCGTTAGCGGATTAACATTGGACTTATGGTGTACCTGTCTTCGAAATGATGAATACTTACCCAAGCTGGAGAAATATGTCATCCCTGATCTACTACAATTTGCTGCGGACGCTTTAGTCTATTATGAACAGATTGAAGGTCATATTTCGAAAAAATTTGCCGAGATTGATTTTCAATCCAAGTCCGAATTCCAAACATTCTGTTCTACTTATAGGAAAAGAATAAGAGACATCATTAGGTTAATTTCGTGCGTGGAATTGGACCTTACCTATGATTGGTTGAACAACAGGTTAAACAATTATTTCAGTTCTCCATTTGGTCAGCAGGTTTTAAGTTCTACATTTCTGGACCATAAATTAGAACCTTATTTGGGTGCCCTATCTCAATACATGATTGTAGAATGTTTTATTAATGGTTGCATAAGATGGAAGATCTGGTATCCAACGGGAGACGATTATGACGAAAAACTAGATTCCATATTACAAAAACTGGAAATCCTATCAAACCAGTTAATTGCATTAAATTTAAGAGAaccattattattgaagaaacaaattcaaaatttcgCACTTTTTTTGACAATGTTAAAAGATAATGTGCTTTTCACacttttagaaaaaatcataacAAGTGCCACGATGGACTATCCAGAAATTAATTTGGAGGAAAGAGGTGCTGAATCAGACGCGGTTAGAGACTTGAGATACGCTTGCGGTATCGAGTTGAATAGAATGGCTCTATTAATGCCTGAAtcgctgaaaaaaatatacccAGACCTTGAAAGTGTCATTGCCAGAATCATGCCCAACTTATCTTAccatgaaaaaatttcattcaaGTCTTTCTTATTGATCATTGTATTAAAATCTTCTCTAGATATGAAAGAGGAAAGATTTGCTGCTATTGTGGACCCAGAACTTTTAGCCTGGTCTGATAAAACTACGGTGGTTGGTCTTTCTGATTTGCATTGGTTTATGGAACGTTTAGGTATTGTTCAGATTGCAGAATATTTCCAAAGGCGTAATATTAACGAAAACAGTGACCTTTTATCTATTCcaattgatgatgagggtaaagaattaaaatcAGAATTGACCAAACGTTGGCAAAGCTTATTCCCTGTTCGTGCAACAAGAATGTTCATCCATTATTCGATGCAGAGTATTAAaactgatgaagaatttaaaaTGTTACAAGATTTGTGGAGACCTAGAATCGTTCCAATATTACCCTACATCACGAGATTGTTGTATCAATTGCAATCCTACCACGACCCAGATAATTGGAAAGGTTTGCCTACGGTTGTGCAGTCTTTTGTTAAATATTCTACTATTGAAAGATTTTGGGAGGCTGGAGCTTCAAACAAATCAAAGGATGAGTTTATTGATGAACATATGAAGGCAATGCAAACCTTAAGAGACTTCGCTGATTCTGTAGGACACattattaggtatacaaGAGAATACACGCTACTTGTTCTCAGTGCCATATCATCGCTTGGAAGTGTTTTTTACCTTTTGGACGAATCACCTGATTTACTACTGAACTCCATTGCCATATTCAAGCCAGGTACTAATGAGATAAGTCCTGGTGTTTCGACACATGGATGGAAACACATAATGAATATAGCTATTCGTCCTATATTGAAAGGTTGTCCAAAAGATTGTCTGGGGAAATTTATGCCAGCATTTTTACCTAAATTATTCGAAATTTTGGATCTGCTACTCTGTCAGAAATGGTCCTCGCATATGAATGATATGGACATGAACCCAGTTCCAACTGACGATGACCAGATGACTGAAGAAATTCTGGAAGAGAATTTATTGAGACAACTAACTACAGTTGTTGTTAGAATAGTGATTGATTGTGTTGGTCAAGGAAATGCCAATCCAAACAGTGCTAAAAGCCGGCTAAACAATCATCAAATGgaaatgagaaaaatcaTATTCAATGATTTAAACACTCTTGCTCCATTTCTGAAACTTTTGAACCATttaatttccttcaaagaTACGAAATGTTCGTTTAATTCTATCCTAGTGATGAAGTGCTGCCTAACTTCAGTTCTTAATCAAAACAATACTGTTGATGAATATTTCACATTTGaagtgatgaagaatttgttGCTAAATGTGTTGTCTAATAGTGCATTTAAGGATTCTTTTCATGAGGCATTGTATGTCTTCACcgtaatttttttgacttTATGCAAAGAATATCCCTCCGCCAGAGCGTTCCTTTTTGAGATATCTAACGGTTACAATATTGATGAGCTATATAGGAATTTAAGGAGCGTTGACGAATATAAAACACAAAGGGCACTCATGATTGATTTTATAGATTGGGTGAAGTCCACAAATGGGAAAGAAGATGGTAATGTGGACCATGCAGGCGATGAGAGGAAAAGACAAGAGAAAAGGGAAGCTATCCTAAAGAAAGCAAATGAGAGATTAGTTaagaagaataaagaaaatggagaCATGCTGGATGACCCGAATATCGAAGATGGCGCTGTGGGTAGTCTCTTTGATGACAACTGATAACCTGATACCATATATAGGTAATGTATAGATGAAATTAGAGAAAGCAAATAGACATATCTGAATCGTGCTAAAAATTGTAATTAttgtgaaaaataatattttcttttgcctAAAGCATATTCGCCATTTTTTTAAGGAAAGTCAGTAGCTGGTAAATATGGATATAATCAAGCCCTTTTATGTAGGTCTGAACAAGgtatttcaaagatttttttttcagatgTTTTTTCTAACAATACagaaaaacagaaaaacCATTGCCAATGAGTCAAATATATAAGAGGTACGTGCATAAATCGACAGCATTAATACAAAATATTGTTGCGAATACTAAAACAACAACGCTAGTCACACAACTATCTGTTGAaaaagctaaaaaaaaagttctaAAGGCagctttcaaaaaaaaacctaaTAGTTGGCCAAAAGAAAGGTCTCCGAATTGGCTTGAACTAAACGATGCCTTTAACATACATTACGGAAAGCCAACTGACTCTGATATAAATAAAGTTAACCGATTCTTTAACAAGGCCAAAGTGGAATTTGAATGGTGTGCAGCTAGTTTTGATGACATACCTGGTCGGAAACCGAAAACTTCCTTCCCGAATGTAGAACCTGATAACGACATATTGAGCAAGAATGAACGTGAAATTACATCGATTAATACTTTGCCAGAAGTTATCTTTCTCGGAGGAACTAATGTAGGAAAGTCCTCTATATTGAACAACATAACCACCTCGCGTGTAAGTAAAGATTTAGGAAGTTTAGCAAGAGTGTCTAAAACAACAGGGTTCACAAAAACTCTCAATTGTTATAACGTGGGTAATAAACTTAGAATGATCGATTCGCCTGGTTACGGCTTTAGTAGTAGTAAAgaacaaggaaaaattaCTTTACAGTACCTCCTGGAGAGGGAACAACTTGTCAGATGTTTTCTCTTACTCGCTGGCGATAAGGACATAAATAGCACCGATAATATGATGATTCGGTACATTCATGAACACGGAGTTCCTTTTGAAGTCGTTTTTACGAAAATGGACAAAGTGAGAGATTTAGACAAGTTTAAGAAGAAGGTTACGAGTTCAGGGTTAATGGACCTACCGACTTTGCCCAGACTTATATTGACTAACTCGATCACATCCAGTACGTCCCCTAAACGGTTCGGTATAGATCTTTTAAGATATACGATATTTCAAAGCTGCGGCTTAATTTCATGACCATAATATGTATTTGTATATTGTTAGCtgcatttcagcttttAAACAAGGCTACTTTGCAATAGGTAACATGATGTAAACATGGAAGCTCAACCAGCTTTGaccttttcttgtttcgCCGCTCCACGGATCTCCGTGATAGCAACATTgagttgaaaagaaaaacgaaaagCGTCCAAACTTAGAAAGTTGCAATAAGGGTATTTCGCACGAAGTAATTGCAAGTGAGTACTCTTAACAGCACAAGCACATTCAGGTAGTTGAAGGTAGCACATAATGTCAATCATTGGAAGGAATGCTATTCTGAACCTAAGAATTTCGCTATGTCCTCTGCGCATGGGCAAGAGATCGTTCGTATCTTCTCCGATTAGCCATAGTGCAAAAGCTGTGAAGTTCTTGAAGGCCCAAAGacgaaaacagaaaaacGAAGCTAAGCAAGCTGCTTTGAAAGCTTCAACTGATAAGGTTGACCCAGTTCTGGGTCGTGTGGACACCCCCTTTATAACCCGTATTATGGCAGAGCTAAAAGAACCACTAGTTCTGTCGAAAGGTTataatattgaagaagtaGACAAGTTTTTTGCAGCTATCGAATGTGCTAAACGTGAAAGAGCTGAGTTATCAGGTTTAAACACAGAAGTTGTGGGTCTCGAAGAGATAGAAACACCAGAAGAAAGACGTGAAGCTATCTTGAGAATATTGAGCATGAGGAACTCTGAGAATAAGAATGCCATTAAACTGGCTGTAGAACTTGCACGTAAGGAATTTGAGAGGTTTCCAGGTGACACTGGTTCCAGTGAAGTCCAAGCAGCTTGCATGACTGTTCGTATCCAGAATATGGCAAATCACATCAAAGAGCATCGTAAGGATTTCGCCAACACTAGAAATTTGAGAATATTAGTCCAACAAAGGCAGGCAATATTAAggtatttgaaaagagataATCCTGAAAAATACTACTGGACTATTCAAAAGCTGGGACTGAATGACGCTGCTATAACGGATGAATTCAATATGGATAGGCGTTATATGCAAGACtatgaattttttggtGATAAAATATTGATAAGAGATTCTAAAAAGGTGGCAAGCCAAAAGCGTAAGGagataagaaaacaaaaaagagcTACATTTTAGAATAATTTGAATCCTATGTAGAAAAGCTTGTAAATAAGAAACCgtcatattctttttttttttgttcaccACGTTATATTTGTAATATACGAATCAAtaatttatttcattttgaagTTACTTCACTATAAAGTTCTTAGTAATATATGCGTTCAGTACACAATCATGTGTActatcaaataaaaaaataaaaaatgaggATGTAGCTATCCAATTAAGCCCCTAAGAGGGCTGTGTTTTCATCAGGATCGTCTGAGTCTGTTAAGTACTCATCGCTATcaacttcatcatcttcggcttccttcaaaatttcagcGTAGCTCATAATTTTGTCCCAATCGGGGAACAGTACGTAATAAGCCTCAACTAGCCCAATTAAAAGCATGGCACTTCCAATACCAATCCAAAGACCATACAATTTCATGTCAAAGAACCAACTTAGGATGAGTGCCAGGGGTATTCCAAATAGGTAGTACGCCATTAGGTTCACAATGCTTCCTAAGGATTGCATGCCTTGACCCCTGAGGCAAGAGCCAGCAACAGCATTAAGTGAATCGAAATTTTGCACAATACCTACCAGGGGCAATACTTGCGTAATTAATTTGATGACTTCAGGGTCTTTTGAGTAAACATTGGCGATTAGATTACGCCCAAATACCAGTATGCAACAATTGACAAACCCTGCAACAAACGAAAAGGACAGCCCAACTTGAGAAGAAATGTGCGCGAAATCAGTCCTCTTTGCACCGATGAAGTTAGCGATTCTTGTAGAAGTAGATATACCAATTGCAAAAGGTACCATATAAAGCAATGCTGCCATAGTAGACACTGCGGATTGAGCTGCTAGATAACTGACTCCATAATATGCACTAAACAACGTCAGTAGTTCATATGATAGCTCTTCCGCCTCTAACATAATAATACCTGAGAAGGCTAAATGCCCTAAATCGTTCCAATGGGTGAAAGcctttcttgaaaatcCACCCCAGCATTTTCTTCCCTCAATATGCAATGCATAAAACAAtagtaagaaaaacatTAGCCAGAAGTTAAGTACCACGGCAATTGCAGCCCCGATGAATCCAACACCAACGTATTTGTTCCAAACAAGGGTGTAACTGACCAATACGTTTAAGGGAGCACATATTGTTAGAACGTAGATGCCTGCATCGAAAATGCCTTGAGCTTGTAAAAATCgttttaaattttcaaaaaaaatgtatgcTGGTGCTCCCAATATCAGAACTCTTAAAAATCGTGACGTTAGGTTGAttagttctttttcagGAATGatataagaaagaaggGGTTCAGAATACCACCACATAAATGCAAatggtatatatatgacTAAT includes these proteins:
- the SWR1 gene encoding chromatin-remodeling protein SWR1 (Swi2/Snf2-related ATPase~similar to YDR334W) — encoded protein: MTTSRKSHTKDKKASGEQDLADLKFKYDLLTNELFHLREFVSLIDYDPTHFNDSESFQKFLKDTHLLLEEGAETSANDVIKKSTNGDLTRRRRNLRTSTVVSSETTNDKKGDIEQKLESIAPLVRNKCQELKYRLKDYSNTKSLVPQKRPIQHLKKREVTKALKFKSERKENLPALPAPKTEEKHDRIAKVEETSQAFTIKYHSDDSSFENTSEHYSDNFYFTTSSEEEEIKKKRGRKKKRPRIKLVVHPPKQTVTNPLHVVKPKYENLHEYIASFKSLEDDLTLEEYNQYIDEQRQLLSRLKKGIENGALKYDKGTDSLQPITSKEIKTILAYKPDPISYFYKQQDLQIHTDHLINQGVHMSKLFRSTTKARIARAKKVSQMIEQHFKHAAGAEERKAKEEERHKKSLARFAVQAVKKRWNMAEKAYRILRKDEEEQLKRIEGKQHLSKMLEKSTQLLEAQLNQVNEEEKSSNLSSDSDDLLSESDVAMDEELSTSSDEDEEVDVDVGLKNSPVSTEATPTDESLNLIQLKEKYGHLNGSSTAYDSRNKNGKFPTLDEHESSSSENSIMTGEESSIYSSSENESLNENERESEDKTPSVGLSALFGKGEESDGEFDLDDSEDFAVNSSSAEGEELEKDQMGDSAANIEKARELDHTQNENRNDIKGIEEDVQTKIQEEQLSVVDVPVPSLLRGNLRTYQKQGLNWLASLYNNHTNGILADEMGLGKTIQTISLLAYLACEKENWGPHLIVVPTSVLLNWEMEFKRFAPGFKVLTYYGSPQQRKEKRKGWNKPDAFHVCIVSYQLVVQDQHSFKRKRWQYMVLDEAHNIKNFRSTRWQALLNFNTQRRLLLTGTPLQNNLAELWSLLYFLMPQTVIDGKKVSGFADLDAFQQWFGRPVDKIIETGQNFGQDKETKKTVAKLHQVLRPYLLRRLKADVEKQMPAKYEHIVYCKLSKRQRFLYDDFMSRAQTKATLASGNFMSIVNCLMQLRKVCNHPNLFEVRPILTSFVLEHCVASDYTDVEKTVLNLFQKNNQFNLVDLDFMNLVFTLNDKDLTSYHAQEISKLTCVNDFVGEVNKLKETNKQLQEEFGESSLNFQDANQYFKYSNQQKLEGTVGMLNFLMMVNKLRCNRRPIFGKNLIELLTKDRKIEYDKSSIIDDALIRPLQTRVLDNRKIIDTFAVLTPSAVSLDMRKLTLGLNDDSSVNENTKLKVVQNCFEVSNPLHQLQTKLTIAFPDKSLLQYDCGKLQKLAILLQQLKDNGHRALIFTQMTKVLDVLEQFLNYHGYLYMRLDGATKIEDRQILTERFNTDSRITVFILSSRSGGLGINLTGADTVIFYDSDWNPAMDKQCQDRCHRIGQTRDVHIYRFVSEHTIESNILKKANQKRQLDNVVIQEGDFTTDYFSKLSVRDLLGSELPENASGEDKPLIADADVAAKDPRQLERLLAQAEDEDDVKAANLAMREVEIDNEDFDESAEKKAANEEGESPAELDEYEGTAHVDEYMIRFIANGYYY
- the MSN5 gene encoding karyopherin MSN5 (Karyopherin~similar to YDR335W), which gives rise to MDSTGASQIVSALDVIYSPKSNNSQRQEAQKFLDEVKLCSESPFWGYEIALQNPTNSILKYFGLGLLDHAVKKNWNDYDEEKRVALRKWVMELNFGVQDYDTRYIKEKLATLWVEVAKRTWGEALKQTNPTEEQLLTSWVDMDNNLYELWNINQSSRELALIIFRILFEDVFLLDDLIVLKRMTVIQPLCVMIVCPIEVFAIKYKFSDKWTKFKANKEGWFSVWIPELNNALQQNNSEYIIRLLETLKTCLNWPLTEVIVKNDVLSSLLTCLSSNIPRAQSMALDSIHILLTRPYNNESHYQMTIDRVFDNMDLLDSVYESLLFDPTDDIDETKYPIIKKFVDMISCLYVCVPKIKETNGQIQKYFKLVLKTTYNPSLIVSGLTLDLWCTCLRNDEYLPKLEKYVIPDLLQFAADALVYYEQIEGHISKKFAEIDFQSKSEFQTFCSTYRKRIRDIIRLISCVELDLTYDWLNNRLNNYFSSPFGQQVLSSTFLDHKLEPYLGALSQYMIVECFINGCIRWKIWYPTGDDYDEKLDSILQKLEILSNQLIALNLREPLLLKKQIQNFALFLTMLKDNVLFTLLEKIITSATMDYPEINLEERGAESDAVRDLRYACGIELNRMALLMPESLKKIYPDLESVIARIMPNLSYHEKISFKSFLLIIVLKSSLDMKEERFAAIVDPELLAWSDKTTVVGLSDLHWFMERLGIVQIAEYFQRRNINENSDLLSIPIDDEGKELKSELTKRWQSLFPVRATRMFIHYSMQSIKTDEEFKMLQDLWRPRIVPILPYITRLLYQLQSYHDPDNWKGLPTVVQSFVKYSTIERFWEAGASNKSKDEFIDEHMKAMQTLRDFADSVGHIIRYTREYTLLVLSAISSLGSVFYLLDESPDLLLNSIAIFKPGTNEISPGVSTHGWKHIMNIAIRPILKGCPKDCLGKFMPAFLPKLFEILDLLLCQKWSSHMNDMDMNPVPTDDDQMTEEILEENLLRQLTTVVVRIVIDCVGQGNANPNSAKSRLNNHQMEMRKIIFNDLNTLAPFLKLLNHLISFKDTKCSFNSILVMKCCLTSVLNQNNTVDEYFTFEVMKNLLLNVLSNSAFKDSFHEALYVFTVIFLTLCKEYPSARAFLFEISNGYNIDELYRNLRSVDEYKTQRALMIDFIDWVKSTNGKEDGNVDHAGDERKRQEKREAILKKANERLVKKNKENGDMLDDPNIEDGAVGSLFDDN
- the MRX8 gene encoding translation initiation/elongation factor MRX8 (similar to YDR336W) produces the protein MSQIYKRYVHKSTALIQNIVANTKTTTLVTQLSVEKAKKKVLKAAFKKKPNSWPKERSPNWLELNDAFNIHYGKPTDSDINKVNRFFNKAKVEFEWCAASFDDIPGRKPKTSFPNVEPDNDILSKNEREITSINTLPEVIFLGGTNVGKSSILNNITTSRVSKDLGSLARVSKTTGFTKTLNCYNVGNKLRMIDSPGYGFSSSKEQGKITLQYLLEREQLVRCFLLLAGDKDINSTDNMMIRYIHEHGVPFEVVFTKMDKVRDLDKFKKKVTSSGLMDLPTLPRLILTNSITSSTSPKRFGIDLLRYTIFQSCGLIS